Proteins encoded by one window of Rhinolophus ferrumequinum isolate MPI-CBG mRhiFer1 chromosome 13, mRhiFer1_v1.p, whole genome shotgun sequence:
- the KCNF1 gene encoding potassium voltage-gated channel subfamily F member 1, with protein MDGPGECSLPEPDSQGSRAGDDIEIVVNVGGVRQVLYGDLLSQYPETRLAELINCLAGGYDTIFSLCDDYDPGKREFYFDRDPDAFKCVIEVYYFGEVHMKKGICPICFKNEMDFWKVDLKFLDDCCKSHLSEKREELEEIARRVQLILDDLGVDTAEGRWRRCQKCVWKFLEKPESSCPARVVAVLSFLLILISSVVMCVGTIPELQVLDAEGNRVEHPTLENVETACIGWFTLEYLLRLFSSPNKLHFVLSFMNIVDVLAILPFYVSLTLTHLGARMMELTNVQQAVQALRIMRIARIFKLARHSSGLQTLTYALKRSFKELGLLLMYLAVGIFVFSALGYTMEQSHPETLFKSIPQSFWWAIITMTTVGYGDIYPKTTLGKLNAAISFLCGVIAIALPIHPIINNFVRYYNKQRVLETAAKHELELMELNSSSAGDGKAGGSHSDLDNLLPEPAGKEGSWSSRLRISHSDTFIPLLTEEKHHRTRLQSCK; from the coding sequence ATGGACGGGCCGGGGGAATGCAGCCTCCCGGAGCCGGACAGCCAGGGTTCCCGGGCTGGCGACGACATCGAGATCGTGGTCAACGTGGGGGGCGTTCGGCAGGTGCTGTACGGAGACCTCCTTAGCCAGTACCCCGAGACCCGGCTGGCGGAGCTCATCAACTGCCTGGCAGGGGGCTACGacaccatcttctccctgtgcGACGACTACGACCCCGGGAAGCGAGAGTTCTACTTCGACCGGGACCCGGACGCGTTCAAGTGCGTCATTGAGGTGTACTATTTTGGGGAGGTGCACATGAAGAAGGGCATCTGCCCCATCTGCTTCAAGAACGAGATGGACTTCTGGAAGGTGGACCTCAAGTTCCTGGACGACTGCTGCAAGAGCCACCTGAGCGAGAAAcgggaggagctggaggagatCGCGCGCCGCGTGCAGCTCATCCTGGACGACCTGGGTGTGGACACGGCCGAGGGCCGCTGGCGCCGCTGCCAGAAGTGCGTCTGGAAGTTCCTAGAGAAGCCGGAATCCTCGTGTCCCGCACGAGTGGTGGCCGTGCTCTCCTTCCTGCTCATCCTCATCTCGTCCGTGGTCATGTGCGTGGGCACCATCCCTGAGCTGCAGGTGCTGGACGCGGAGGGCAACCGCGTGGAGCACCCGACGCTGGAAAACGTGGAGACGGCGTGCATCGGCTGGTTCACGCTAGAGTATCTGCTGCGCCTCTTCTCCTCGCCCAACAAGCTACACTTCGTTCTGTCCTTCATGAACATCGTGGACGTCCTGGCCATCCTCCCCTTCTACGTGAGCCTCACGCTCACGCACCTGGGCGCCCGCATGATGGAGCTGACCAACGTGCAGCAGGCCGTGCAGGCCCTGCGGATCATGCGCATTGCCCGCATCTTCAAGCTGGCGCGCCACTCCTCCGGCCTGCAGACCCTCACCTACGCCCTCAAGCGCAGCTTCAAGGAGCTGGGGCTCCTGCTCATGTACCTGGCCGTGGGCATCTTCGTCTTCTCAGCCCTGGGCTACACCATGGAGCAGAGCCACCCGGAGACTTTGTTCAAGAGCATCCCGCAGTCCTTCTGGTGGGCCATCATCACCATGACGACAGTGGGCTATGGTGACATCTACCCCAAGACCACCCTGGGCAAGCTCAACGCAGCCATCAGCTTCCTGTGCGGGGTCATTGCCATCGCTCTCCCCATTCACCCGATCATCAACAACTTCGTCAGGTACTACAACAAGCAGCGAGTCCTGGAGACGGCTGCCAAGCACGAGCTGGAGCTCATGGAGCTCAACTCCAGCAGTGCTGGGGACGGCAAGGCGGGCGGCTCCCACAGTGACCTGGACAACCTCCTGCCAGAGCCTGCGGGGAAGGAGGGCAGCTGGAGCAGCCGGCTGAGGATCTCCCACAGTGACACCTTCATCCCCCTCCTGACCGAGGAGAAGCACCACAGGACCCGGCTCCAGAGTTGCAAGTGA